The sequence CACTACTGTATGCTTTTGGATGTGATGTAATTTCCTTCCTCCTGAgagataaaaagaaagaaatcgaGATGCtatgtatttcttttaaaatgtgttgtgtTAAGATACTCTTGTGATGAACGTTGTATAAGATCATAGGTGGTTGAGTTGTAACCACTAGAATTGAGAAAAGATCTCATGACACTTTGCATAAGGATAAGGATATTTATTCCAATATTATGCACAAATTCCAGTCTGAGTTATAGCCATGGCCTCACTCCATCTTCTTTGTGCTGTTCCGGAAGTGTAAAGGGGATGGAAAGGTAGCTTAAGTAACAATTTCCTCATAAATATAGTACAGTATACTAAAAGTTAGAAGCTATGCTTTTTTCTGTTATGGTTCCTGATTCACAACCCAATTATCTACCTCTGCAGAGATTGTAAAATTACAGAGGATTAGAAGTGATGAGGGTTTTACCGTCAGATATTTGGTATTAGCAACAAACTTTTAAGGTGAATTTCATtgcaaactgtgaaaaaaatgaTTATTGGATTCTCCTGCCCACTAAATGAAGATAGCAAGTATAGCATTCCCTTCATATAGGGGAACCCTGTACCAGGTGAAAGTTGTCAGGGGCAGCATAGTGCATGGACATGGTGGAGAATCAGGGcttgaatatttaaaataacatgCATCTGTTTTATTAAGTGGACCAGTTTGAAAGTTCACATGGGAGCTGCAATTCTCACCATTTATTGActataaaatatctttaaaaataaaaatgcctaaTTGTTGGCATTTCACTGCTTAGTCCTGATAGTAACCATCTTGCTGGAAAGTAATGTAATTTGTGGGTCAACAAAATGAGAGCAGTTCAGTGCAAGAGACTAAAAATTTTAAAGCCCCACAACCCCACAGATGTAGATGTCCCTGACCACAGCAGAACTATTGTGATTTCACTGCATGGATGGCAACAGGATTTAGGAAACCTATGCGTATTGTCCCTTGAATGCCATAAAGCCCAGATCTCCAGGATGCTCCTTGTGTCTTAGCACCCAGGGAAGTTTTGAGGATTAGGCAGTGGCAATAGATCCATGACTACaccaatatattttttaattctgCTCTTGAAGAACTGATATAAGAACACAGAAATAAAATCCTTGTATTATACATCTGTTTCCTTAGAATGTGATCTCAAAAGttcattcttttcttttgtaataaataaaataaatgatatcAATTGATGATGCTGTGAACATAAGAGTGAAAATAACTTCCGTTACTCTACCGAAAGTGTAGTAGTATTTATCTGATTTTAACCTAAGCTTTAATTAATATAAAAGAACAAAACAGTACTAATCAGTACAATAGCATATTATGAATGTAAGCAGTCCTGTTTTACTTCTGTGTTTCAGAATTTTCACCAAGAAGTCAACCAAATAACAAATTATGACAGCCCGTCAAGCCTGGACAGCCTTGAGGCAggagaacaaaatgaaaattatacAACACCTAGTGAAACATCTTTGACTACACAGTGGGACGACTCTATACTCTACAATTCACAAAAATCACAGTCTACAAATAAGAGCTTCCTTGATACACCTGAACTAactttttctaaaaatcaacATGTAAATAATTGGCTGATAAATTTAAATAGCCAAAATAGCCAGCCAAACACTCCTTGTCATGACACTTTAGCTAAACAAAATGTTCTAATTCCTGCTGAAAATGTACACAATCCAAAACAGAAATCATTTGTTCCTAGTGGAACAGAAAAAAGAACAGAGATATGTACTTCCGATAATCAAATAACCTTTGTAAACAGTCCGTATACTTTTATGCAAaataggaaagaggaaaaaaacaatatGTTGAAAGTTCCATCTTCTGGAATGGTTAGTAGACAGAGTTCATTAGCCACTGGTAGCCCTGTGTTCAAATCCAGCAAAGCCTGGGCCACCTCTGATCCTACTCCAAGAGAACGAGTTCCAGATTCTGTACAGGAGCAGAGTTCTGAACAGACCCAACAGAGAAGAACCACCTCATCAGTACAAACATCAAATCAGCCTATGGCAACACCTGTAATCTTACCTCCAAAACAATGGAATTCAACTGGTGTTCACAACAGTACCTTCTCAGCTAATCTTTTACAAAAGGGCAAAAATACAAACACAGTGCCATGTACTGATGATCTAAACAATTTGTCAGAAACAAAAgatgaaaacattaaaaattttAATAGTATTAATCAGGGATCATCTTTATTTCAAGACACATCTAATGCTTCCATTTTGTGCAACACTGATCAAGAAGaggacaaaaaagaagaaaagggaaatgTGGCTGAAGCCATGTCACCTTTGTCTAATGCAAAGTTTAATTGTGACTTGTCTGAACATCACAGATACCTGAGAAATAACATGCATGAGCGAAAGGGAGTGAAATTGCccaaaagcattttaaagaaagaatCTAAATATGAAAATTATTGTTTCAAAGCAGTGGTTATGAACCGAAGGATCTGCTTTGGGAATCAAACTGCATCTTCTATCAGAGACAGTTTAGAATTGgcaaaaataaaagagaaaaatgcagaaaatcaAAAGACTAATAAGAAACTCAGATGGTTTGATGAAATTGACAAAATAGTAGTAGAAGATGATGATGAGTGTTCAGAAAAGAACACCACAGGAGTATCTCAGGCACAGTTGCAGCCATCTTATGTTCAAAGTAAACTGAATGCTGCTAACAATAATTTAAGAAGTATTCCCGCTTGCACCACAAATTCTATCTGCACAGAAAATCACCAGGATTATCCCTCGATATCCACAAAAATTGTTGCTGCTGGAGGCTCAGAAAGAGACTGTATGCCTCTGCGTTCTTTTGTATCTACAGGTTACCACTTCGCTAAACAAGCTTGGATGGCATCAAAGGGTGATGAAAGTAAACCCCCTGCATATAGTGGTGACTCTAAAATTCAGAAAGGTAATCTGCATAAAGGTAAGACAAAGATAATCAGAAGACCAAGATCTGCCAAAACCCAGTCAGGTTTTACATCTAAGAATAGAAAGGGCACTATAATCCGACCACAGTCTGCTAGTGAAGTTCATAAGGTTATAAAAGCTCAGGGTAAAATCATTGTACCTCATCCACCACCTAAACCTGTACCAGGCAACAGGACTGATCAAAATGTAGCAGACACTATGTGTCAACCAGTAAATTCTTCCAAACTTCAATCCAACACTACAAATGGTAACTATGTAAATGCAAGACACCTTTTGCCAGCAGATCAGGTTTTAAATAGAACCACTATAGAAAATAATAAGAGTATTACTTGCAGTTCTGACTTGGTCACCGTGACATTGGCAACCCCACCTTCCTACAATGTATCTCCAAGTGAGCCTTTGGAAAAGACAAATTATACTGTAAATAATATTCAGACAATTGCCCAGCAAGACAGCTTGATAACTGGTACCAAAAGGAAACCTGTATGTGCAGAAAATGGACTACACCTTGATCGTACACCAACTGATGAAGAAATAAATCTTTTGTGGCAGGGTGTGAATAGTGCCCTAGCTCAAAAGGATTATGCTGCTGGTAAGAACCATTCTTGTTTTTTCAAAATAGGGAGTTTTAAAATGATAACAGGCTCTTGCATTCAGTTACAAGTACTGTTTTCACCTTTCACACAACAGTTTGAAGACTTTCTACTTTTGTCATTATCTATTATctcctagaggccccagtcagagaTGGTGGCCCCATTTTCTTGGGTACATTACAagcattaaataaaaagaaaatcctttcCCCAAAGAAACAAATATAAGTGGGAGGAGGAAGGCAGAGAACAAGTTAACAGTAAAATGAGTGAGTTTTACATGGTAAACTATAGCTTACTACCTGCCAGCCACTATCAGCTGGCAGGACTCTGTCATCtgggaaaatgttttttgacaggATCTCATGAAAGAGCCATAAATCTGCCATGTTTTTAAAGTGACTGCTCTGTAAATATTTGGTATTGCGAAGACTCTAAGTGTCGCTAACACAGGGAATGTTTCAAAGAAAGTTGCCCATGTTAATAGACTAAAGAAAGTGGAAGAAATTTCTAACAGCCATATGTCACTGTGCTGGCAAATATTTGTGTCAGAGTGAATTTATAGAAGCTTTACATGCTTTACAAAAACGTTTTCTGGGAACATTACTGTAGAAATAACTATGGGCAAGACAGAGCAAAAGATACACAAGAAAATTTAAAAGAATGAATCATATCTTCCTGCTAATTAACTTTGAAAGCATGTTTCAGACTGATTAATTTATATTTACAAATGCTTTCCAAGTAACCCCTTTGTACTGTAGCCAAGTTCTATGCCTTGGAGCAGTAATGGAATCCTGTGTCCCCACACTGTACTCAGCTGAGCTGCTGTGTGCTTTTCCAACCTTGCAATCTCTTCTAGAGGCAGAGTCCATGACTCCACCAACTCCACTTCATGTACCAGCAGCCACTCTGTGCCTCCTACCATACTCTTGTGACCATCCTAAGGATCACTCAGGCTGGTGCAGAGCCCCCTTCTATTAAAATAAAGAGCTTCCATGTCCCTTATAATTGGGCCTGTCACTTTATTTACAGTacgtactgtgacagggtcggactggatggctacaggagagtaatcgaaggcagatatattagccccaggttaagtaggtctcttttccctgggtaaggtaaccgggagggttccagaacaatcaggaaccttctggagacaattaagacaggcaggctgattagaacacctgcagccaatcaagaagctgctagactcaattaaggcaggctaatcagggcacctgggtttaaaaaggagctcacttcagtttgtggtgcgggTGTAAGGAGCTGACAGTGAGAACACAtattgttggaggactgaggagtacaagcattatcagacaccaggaggaaggtcctatggtgaggataaagaaggtgttgggaggaggccatggggaagtagcccagggagttgtagctgtcacacagctgttccaggaggcactctagacagctgcattccacagggccctgggctggaacccagagtagagggcgggcccgggttccccccaaacctcccaactcctggtcaaaCACAGGAGGAGatgacctggactgtgggctcatgaaaacagccaaactgagagctgccatgaagctccaaggtgagcaaatctgccaataagcgcaagacccaccaaggtagaggaggaactttgtcacagtacactGTGTGTCTCAAAAACTACTTCTTTGGGGAAGAGCATAGTGCtttgaatatattttttgttaaagaggcaggaagagagaggggagagtTTGTTTCCCTACCCTTTTGTGTCTTCATACAACTGAGCAGTGTAACTTTTAGAGACAGATTTTAAGCGTcacatgcaaatattttaaacctcttcccctgccccacctccctcaTACATACCTACATACTGGAGGGATAGATGGAGACATtcccttttctttgaaaatcagtGGTGGTATTCTTTCAGTATCTATTCATTATGTCTATTGTATTCTTTAAGTCagattatttatattaaataccCAAATTTGGTTTTAGTgacttattatttatattacagtagtgcccaaaaTGTTCTCAGCACTGTACAAGCATATGAGAAGACACAATCCTTGTCCTAAAGTTCTTTCCAAGAGAGAGCGAATCCTGCACTGTTCTTCTTCAGTGACATATAGTGCTGCAACAATACCCTGAAGTTCAGCAGTGTGTGTGAGCAGcttagaaaacaaaaaatattatttGCCACAACATACAACCTACTatatattaaagaaaaacaaaatagggagggcagtcagggaacaaaaTGTTAATTTCCGTAAACAAAATGATCAGTTATGAGGGTCTTGTTTTAAATGGAGCTGCAAGCATTGAGTGGTGTATTTACTGACCAAGGCATAGTATTCCcgaagggtttgatcctgcataGTGCTGAGCACTCTAGCCCTTATCCAACAAAGCACTAAACATATGCTTAACAGTAAGCACTGGAATGGtaccactgatgtcagtgggactaacTCACATGCTCAGAGTTAAACATTTGCATACGTGCTTTGCTATATCGGGATAGAGTCCTCAATACCTTGAAGGATCAAGTCCTAACATATTCTGTTACTGTGTTGGGTAAGTCTCACTAAAACTTTAGTCCATAGTCACTTCATAGATCTAAATACATCTTGGCTTACTTACCAATGAAACTAATCTTGGTGCAGATCAAGAAGCTCACTTCTAACTGACTGTTTTTCAGAAATGTATTACTTGATTAATaattcagcattttaaaattgttaatgTTCCTCAGTATATAATGAATACAACTTCATTACATTCAGTTTCCTTTCAGGTGGTTTCCAGCATTACGATGTTCATTACAATAATTCCTGTAGCACTAATTTGCAACCTACTAAAGCTAACATATCCCATGTTACTATTGATGGTGGCAACCTTCTGACCAGTTTTAAATCATCTAGAATGAATGGATTTTTCTCTTCGTCATCAAATGGTAAGAGATCTTATTTGTTAGATATCACTGTAGTAAAAACAACAGAGAAAATGCTGTTAAAAGCACCAAAAGACATTCTTGGGCAAATTTTCAAAACCTTACCAAATTGTACACCCAAAAAATGGTCAAGCACATATATAATTGCACACGCAGAACCCCCATTTTCACATCAAGTAACTGTAAGCACAAAATTAGCATATCATATCTGTTTGGGTATTCAAGTTCCTGATTTGCACCTGAAAATTCCATGTGTGGATGTATGTTTCCCTCAGGTGTAGGTTAGAGGCtgagttttgaaaatgtattaaaacacagaagaaaaatgaaTTAAATTTGCAGTATCGTATCTAGTTTAAGCTTATGTATCGGAAGAAAATTGctgcagttttttgttttaaaaacattaaaatgaatacaaatattCATAAATTAGCAAGGCAAAAACAAATATAGCTAGGAGCTCTAATATGTACAGCAGTGGTAGTAAAACCTCATGGGATGAAACTTAGTCAAGTGAATTCAATTCTGTGAACTAGTGAGCATCCCCTACAATGTGCTGAGTTCTCTTAATTAGCATTGAATCAAATGGGAGCTGAGACCATGCATCCCTGAGTAGGAAGCACTGATTACCCTGGATAGTCAGGTCCTAAGGCTGTTTCCTAAATGTTGCCTATCTTATAAAATGGAATTATTGTTTGGCATGTCATTAGACATTGCTGTATCACAAAGGTAACTCAGAAGTTAGCTAACTATTCAATTTTCATCAGCCTTTACATATTTATAGAGGATCAGTcactatacagtagaacctcagagttatgaacaacagaattacaaactgaccagttaagcacacacctcatttggaaccagaagtttgcaatcaggcagcagcagagacaaaaacaaatacagtacggTACTGtgttagactttaaaaaaaaaaaaaaaaaaggcgggggggaggcacagcatttttcttctgcatagtggtttcgaagctgtattaagtccatgttcagttgtaaacttttgaaagaacaaccataatgttttgttcagagttacgaacaacctccattcccaaggtctTCATAattttgaggttctactgtaatatcaAAGTGCCAGTAATCTTTGCACCTCTGTATTTAGCATGCCTTTACATACtggctgcttttttgtgtttctCATTTTAGGTGCTGTTCCTGTTATAAGACGAAAACAAATTTCCGACAATAGCGAAAATAAACGTAGAGTTCTTTTAGAACAGAGAAGACAAATTGTAACCTCTGCAGGAAGGAGACCCACTCATCATGCACAGGTAAATATCAGTTTCAGGAACATTGAACTGAAAATGTCAGTCAAAAGTTATCACAGAATAATAGTCTCCTACTGCTGTATACTTGTCCAACATTCCTGCAAACATAAAAACAGTTTCTCTGCACGTTCTCAATAGTTTTTAATGATTGTCACAGTAAAATACTTTATCTACCCTAACaacaaatgtattattttctTTAGGGGTTTTGTTTCTATAAACCAGTCACCAGAAATACATAGACCAAATGTTACCAAATATCTTTATAGAAAGCATACAGCTGTTATGAGATTCATTAATCAACATTGTTTATTCCAAATATAAATGTTTCCTTtgcatcaaaacattttgttttcatcatTTTGTACATATAAAGTATACATAGCAGAATTAAATATTGCTTTAGCTGTAAAAACTTGTCATGGTAGTGACATCTTACTGGAATGTGATGTAGTTTAAGGTAATCTGATATGGTTGATATCATGGATGCTGTTACTGGCATTAGCCTactttgtcattgatttcagagcTAAATACATTACAAATATAGGCATATAAAAATGCTCAAAGTTTTTATTAgagcttttaaataaaatgtctaACAGTCAATGGGCTCcttgttttttaatatttataaaataaatgaattagtgtttaataaaaacaaaatcagtcAGAGGATTTTACAAAATGCACATTCGGGAGAGATTAatagattctaagaccagaagggactgttgtgattaTCTAGTTGACCTCCTACAAAACACAGGTCATAGAGCTTCACTGAAATAATTCCTGTATATACTATCAATTagaaaaaacatctaatcttgattttaaaattgctaatgATGACAATAAAGAGACTATAAAAATACCAAACTATGTTAGTACAGGAATTTCTTATTTGTATATAGCGCTAATACAACATCTAGGAAGCTTTGTAAATAACTTTCCTATGAACACTTTTTGTAGAATATCTGGGAACATATTTTGAATCATAGTAATTTTTCACAACCGTATTCATTCAAAACGAAATTCAGCCCTTAATTCCTATTTAACTCCTGTTTTGAGGGCTTATGTGGGATTTAAGGTTTCGTGCTGGTCCTTTGTACAACGGTGAATTTTACCATCATTGCCAGCAACTATTAATGCAATAGCGTAA is a genomic window of Natator depressus isolate rNatDep1 chromosome 1, rNatDep2.hap1, whole genome shotgun sequence containing:
- the CEP126 gene encoding centrosomal protein of 126 kDa isoform X2; protein product: MIKFYRMFPDDVSFPLTHIVQRKPAPRLEEALEQIQGSVLTSRLYLSSSNRHKSSCRTTDSPSDSSASKNGFLHWKQISTNGGYDKMIQENSGTNLDSDQLLFQQNLEEMQRLLEEQHLSSLANFHQEVNQITNYDSPSSLDSLEAGEQNENYTTPSETSLTTQWDDSILYNSQKSQSTNKSFLDTPELTFSKNQHVNNWLINLNSQNSQPNTPCHDTLAKQNVLIPAENVHNPKQKSFVPSGTEKRTEICTSDNQITFVNSPYTFMQNRKEEKNNMLKVPSSGMVSRQSSLATGSPVFKSSKAWATSDPTPRERVPDSVQEQSSEQTQQRRTTSSVQTSNQPMATPVILPPKQWNSTGVHNSTFSANLLQKGKNTNTVPCTDDLNNLSETKDENIKNFNSINQGSSLFQDTSNASILCNTDQEEDKKEEKGNVAEAMSPLSNAKFNCDLSEHHRYLRNNMHERKGVKLPKSILKKESKYENYCFKAVVMNRRICFGNQTASSIRDSLELAKIKEKNAENQKTNKKLRWFDEIDKIVVEDDDECSEKNTTGVSQAQLQPSYVQSKLNAANNNLRSIPACTTNSICTENHQDYPSISTKIVAAGGSERDCMPLRSFVSTGYHFAKQAWMASKGDESKPPAYSGDSKIQKGNLHKGKTKIIRRPRSAKTQSGFTSKNRKGTIIRPQSASEVHKVIKAQGKIIVPHPPPKPVPGNRTDQNVADTMCQPVNSSKLQSNTTNGNYVNARHLLPADQVLNRTTIENNKSITCSSDLVTVTLATPPSYNVSPSEPLEKTNYTVNNIQTIAQQDSLITGTKRKPVCAENGLHLDRTPTDEEINLLWQGVNSALAQKDYAAGGFQHYDVHYNNSCSTNLQPTKANISHVTIDGGNLLTSFKSSRMNGFFSSSSNGAVPVIRRKQISDNSENKRRVLLEQRRQIVTSAGRRPTHHAQNTVHTVQLSPFQCAFEPVQTVSGIPNSDEVSESTAQFLLAENLAGTSVTEGEILAAMETVQPPGQTMVLTKAQRRGMSALSLEEQKILQSLDRLNQRLQNVQETIAKNLSTSSVLQIISPLNIQQSASSPSVDPPLAMQRHRSMSADTLSQLQRRY
- the CEP126 gene encoding centrosomal protein of 126 kDa isoform X3 → MEPGVRAAGGVSPAQREPGSAAPGGPGWRSLFRPEPDSARQSHAGTFAGSACATLKFLLERDLEEEREALLEDQKICRSRARKHCIETNRRRKALEEKQKAEEEKELRFREQILKQRKLKLQEATEKFQRAHLPFSQRRRIVQRKPAPRLEEALEQIQGSVLTSRLYLSSSNRHKSSCRTTDSPSDSSASKNGFLHWKQISTNGGYDKMIQENSGTNLDSDQLLFQQNLEEMQRLLEEQHLSSLANFHQEVNQITNYDSPSSLDSLEAGEQNENYTTPSETSLTTQWDDSILYNSQKSQSTNKSFLDTPELTFSKNQHVNNWLINLNSQNSQPNTPCHDTLAKQNVLIPAENVHNPKQKSFVPSGTEKRTEICTSDNQITFVNSPYTFMQNRKEEKNNMLKVPSSGMVSRQSSLATGSPVFKSSKAWATSDPTPRERVPDSVQEQSSEQTQQRRTTSSVQTSNQPMATPVILPPKQWNSTGVHNSTFSANLLQKGKNTNTVPCTDDLNNLSETKDENIKNFNSINQGSSLFQDTSNASILCNTDQEEDKKEEKGNVAEAMSPLSNAKFNCDLSEHHRYLRNNMHERKGVKLPKSILKKESKYENYCFKAVVMNRRICFGNQTASSIRDSLELAKIKEKNAENQKTNKKLRWFDEIDKIVVEDDDECSEKNTTGVSQAQLQPSYVQSKLNAANNNLRSIPACTTNSICTENHQDYPSISTKIVAAGGSERDCMPLRSFVSTGYHFAKQAWMASKGDESKPPAYSGDSKIQKGNLHKGKTKIIRRPRSAKTQSGFTSKNRKGTIIRPQSASEVHKVIKAQGKIIVPHPPPKPVPGNRTDQNVADTMCQPVNSSKLQSNTTNGNYVNARHLLPADQVLNRTTIENNKSITCSSDLVTVTLATPPSYNVSPSEPLEKTNYTVNNIQTIAQQDSLITGTKRKPVCAENGLHLDRTPTDEEINLLWQGVNSALAQKDYAAGGFQHYDVHYNNSCSTNLQPTKANISHVTIDGGNLLTSFKSSRMNGFFSSSSNGAVPVIRRKQISDNSENKRRVLLEQRRQIVTSAGRRPTHHAQNTVHTVQLSPFQCAFEPVQTVSGIPNSDEVSESTAQFLLAENLAGTSVTEGEILAAMETVQPPGQTMVLTKAQRRGMSALSLEEQKILQSLDRLNQRLQNVQETIAKNLSTSSVLQIISPLSLHSDSCSIKVCGRVLSFSIPMDFSERRGHSLPQRKGSAPCRHKFQFKI
- the CEP126 gene encoding centrosomal protein of 126 kDa isoform X1; protein product: MEPGVRAAGGVSPAQREPGSAAPGGPGWRSLFRPEPDSARQSHAGTFAGSACATLKFLLERDLEEEREALLEDQKICRSRARKHCIETNRRRKALEEKQKAEEEKELRFREQILKQRKLKLQEATEKFQRAHLPFSQRRRIVQRKPAPRLEEALEQIQGSVLTSRLYLSSSNRHKSSCRTTDSPSDSSASKNGFLHWKQISTNGGYDKMIQENSGTNLDSDQLLFQQNLEEMQRLLEEQHLSSLANFHQEVNQITNYDSPSSLDSLEAGEQNENYTTPSETSLTTQWDDSILYNSQKSQSTNKSFLDTPELTFSKNQHVNNWLINLNSQNSQPNTPCHDTLAKQNVLIPAENVHNPKQKSFVPSGTEKRTEICTSDNQITFVNSPYTFMQNRKEEKNNMLKVPSSGMVSRQSSLATGSPVFKSSKAWATSDPTPRERVPDSVQEQSSEQTQQRRTTSSVQTSNQPMATPVILPPKQWNSTGVHNSTFSANLLQKGKNTNTVPCTDDLNNLSETKDENIKNFNSINQGSSLFQDTSNASILCNTDQEEDKKEEKGNVAEAMSPLSNAKFNCDLSEHHRYLRNNMHERKGVKLPKSILKKESKYENYCFKAVVMNRRICFGNQTASSIRDSLELAKIKEKNAENQKTNKKLRWFDEIDKIVVEDDDECSEKNTTGVSQAQLQPSYVQSKLNAANNNLRSIPACTTNSICTENHQDYPSISTKIVAAGGSERDCMPLRSFVSTGYHFAKQAWMASKGDESKPPAYSGDSKIQKGNLHKGKTKIIRRPRSAKTQSGFTSKNRKGTIIRPQSASEVHKVIKAQGKIIVPHPPPKPVPGNRTDQNVADTMCQPVNSSKLQSNTTNGNYVNARHLLPADQVLNRTTIENNKSITCSSDLVTVTLATPPSYNVSPSEPLEKTNYTVNNIQTIAQQDSLITGTKRKPVCAENGLHLDRTPTDEEINLLWQGVNSALAQKDYAAGGFQHYDVHYNNSCSTNLQPTKANISHVTIDGGNLLTSFKSSRMNGFFSSSSNGAVPVIRRKQISDNSENKRRVLLEQRRQIVTSAGRRPTHHAQNTVHTVQLSPFQCAFEPVQTVSGIPNSDEVSESTAQFLLAENLAGTSVTEGEILAAMETVQPPGQTMVLTKAQRRGMSALSLEEQKILQSLDRLNQRLQNVQETIAKNLSTSSVLQIISPLNIQQSASSPSVDPPLAMQRHRSMSADTLSQLQRRY